The nucleotide sequence CAGCTGACATGATCAACACAGCTGACATGATCAACACAGCTGACATGGTCAACACAGCTGACATGATCAACACAGCTGACATGATCAACACAgctgacatgatcaacacatctgACATGATCAACACAGCTGACATGAGTGAGGAACGTGAGTGGTTCCAGGTTCAAACAATGAGTGATTATTTACTTGGGAGGAAGATAGCGTGAGTAAAGAATGGGTATTGGGAGATGAGGATTGGGGATTGGGAGCGCTTCCTCATCACGAATGAGGAATGGGTCACAAGGGGATTATCTATTACAAAGAAGAATGGAAAAAGATGACATATTTCTCATTCTTTCTCTTTTTATTATATTCCATCATCCTGATTTATTAAAATTGAGACTGAGATAATTTTTTAATAAATCGTTGCACTGAACATTTCTAGATGAATTAGTTTAAAATAATTTACACTAAATTAGTTACCTCAGAGAACTTAATAATACTATAAAATTATATACCTGTAATTATATACTGTTTACGGAAgaattagatttagatttagaagctGCAATTATATTAATAACTTCCATAGCAACTTATACAAATCATGACAATTGTAATTGTTGGACTAAACATGTTTACATCAAAGTCAAACTTTAGATTTTGACTTAGAGTGAGTAACATTTAACTTATAATTTGAAAGCTGACTTATAAGGGGGAAATAAAGTGTACTTTACCATTCTAGGAATGACAAATATATCGACACTTTGCATGACACAAGTAGAATGATCAGAATACAATTTACAGGATTAATATCAACTTATTCAACGaatttatataacaaaaatcaCATACTCTCAGTCAGCAAATTCTAAAGTTATCCCAGATCAAAATCATTCACAACATGCAGTTCACTCAACATAGATCTgacttcagcagcactcaaaatgtctGTCAGTAATTCAGTAATTTTTCGTGTCAGGAGTTCCTTTAAAATTCCAAATATCCAGCTAGAGGTGTTCCCTGCTCTCTCTGGCGACTACAGCTGTATTATTCCTCACTGTATACCCACTACACATTGATATACATCACCCATTCTTAATGTGTATTTCCCGACAGTTAAATTTATATTTCTGGAAGGGATTATTTTATATAAGACTGTCATTCtattgagagacagagagagagagagagagagagagagagagagagagagagagagagagagagagagagacagagagagagagagagagagagagagagagagagagagagagagagagagagagagagagagagagagagagagagagagagagagagagagagagagagagagagagagagagagagagagagagagagagacagacggagagagagagagagagagagagagagagagagagagagagagagagagagagagagagagagagagagagagagagagagagacagacggagagagagagagagagagagagagagagagagagagagagagagagagagagagagagagagagagagagagacggagagagagagagagagagagagagagagagagagagagagagagagagagagagagagagagagagagagagagagagagagacagagagagagagagagagagagagagagagagagagagagagagagagagagagagagagacagagaaaaagagagagagagagagagagagagagagagagagagagagagagagagagagagagagagagagagagagagagagagagagagagagacagagagagagagaaagagagagagagagagaaagagaaagagagagagagagaaagagagagagagagagagagagagagagagagagagacagagagacagagagacagagaaagagagagagagagagagagagagagagagagagagagagagagagagagagagagagagagagagagatgttagaCACCCAAAATTCATCTTGTACATCCCTCCATTCACAAGTTTATCAAGATCAGCATTTTGAAGGTCCCATAGTTCCCATCCACACAAGTTTAGACATTGTCCAATAACTTCACTAACTGCGGCCAGGAATCAAGATAACCAAATTAACTCATAATGTTCTAACATTTAGACCTCTGATaccataaaaaaatattgacttgTGACCCATCTTAGAAAATATGTTCCGGAAGCTTATCCTATAACATTATACAGGACTCTCTACTGAACAAATTACAATTTTAGGATTAACATGAACTAAATCCTGTGAGTTGAAGGGAAGAACAACACATTTAGCAGGATTGAAGGTTAGGATGAATCCTGCGTCACATCCGTATGGCCTCTGGTGCTTCACCTAGACATTATGCCACCAGGGGTGACCTCTGGTGCTTCACctggacaccacaccaccaggggtgacctctggtgcttcacctggacaccacaccaccaggggtgacctctggtgcttcacctggacaccacaccaccaggggtgacctctggtgcttcacctggacaccacaccaccaggggtgacctctggtgcttcacctggacaccacaccaccaggggtgacctctggtgcttcacctggacaccacaccaccaggggtgacctctggtgcttcacctggacaccacaccaccaggggtgacctctggtgcttcacctggacaccacaccaccaggggtgacctctggtgcttcacctggacaccacaccaccaggggtgacctCTGGTGCTTCACCtagacaccacaccaccaggggtgacctctggtgcttcacctggacaccacaccaccaggggtgacctCTGGTGCTTCACCtagacaccacaccaccaggggtgacctctggtgcttcacctggacaccacaccaccaggggtgacctCTGGTGCTTCACCtagacaccacaccaccaggggtgacctctggtgcttcacctggacaccacaccaccaggggtgacctCTGGTGCTTCACCtagacaccacaccaccaggggtgacctCTGGTGCTTCACCtagacaccacaccaccaggggtgacctctggtgcttcacctggacaccacaccaccaggggtgacctctggtgcttcacctggacaccacaccaccaggggtgacctctggtgcttcacctggacaccacaccaccaggggtgacctctggtgcttcacctggacaccacaccaccaggggtgacctCTGGTGCTTCACCtagacaccacaccaccaggggtgacctCTGGTGCTTCACCtagacaccacaccaccaggggtgacctCTGGTGCTTCACCTAGACACTAAATTATTAGTGACTTTAGACTGGTAAATTCCCTGaagaagtgaacaaatccacaagggccgtgacgaggattcgaacctgcgtccgggagcatcccagacactgccttaatcgactgagctacgacagggtagctCGTCACATCCTCGTCACATCCTCGTCACATCCTCGTcacatcctcgtcacagcccttgtggatgtgttcatttgacgcatcacgttagtgtgatctctgtgtgtcccTGAAGAGGTCATCAGTAATTTAATAACGAAGTTTCCTTGATATTTTGGGCCAAGGTGGACACTGTAGTAGTTTGCTTTAGTAAGGTCTTAAGGCACTTTGTAAGACCTTAAGGCACTCTGTAAGACCCTCTGTAAGCCAAGTTCTTTTGACTCATCGCCTCTAATCTAATCTAAGTTACCTGGATTACCCACACTACTTCAGTAGATAACGCTGGTTTAAGAGTTTACCCTATGAGAATACAGGTAAACTCTGAATACCTCCAGTAAGCGCTGATCTGCAGCTCTTAACAGGCGCATAAATCATCGTATCTAATGGGAAGAACTATCAGGCATGATCAGGCAGGATTTGCATTGTGTGATGGGGATTAATGGGGAATCCTCTGTTGACTGGGAGTAATCTCCTGTAGGCTTTATTACCTGTGAGGATTAATAGAGCATTCTCCAGGCTGAacgtgtgtgtgtttttctgGAGTGGTGTTCTGGTGTGTATGTGTTCTGAGGGTGTTCTGAGGGTGTTCTGAGGGTGTTCTGAGGGTGTTCTGGTGTATGTGTTCTGAGGGTGTTCTAGTGTGTATGTGTTCTGATGGTGTTCCAGTGTGtatgtgttgtgagggtgttctggtgtgtgtatgtatccCAAGGTATaccccaggtatgctccaggtatgcccaAGGTATGCTCCAAGTATGCCCCAGGTATGCTCCAAGTATGCCCCagctatgctccaggtatgcttcaAGTATGCCCCAGGTATGCTTCAAGTATGCCCCAGGTATGCTCCAAGTATGCCCCAGCTATGCCCCAGGTATGCTCCAAGTATGCCCCAGGTATGCCCCAGGTATGCCCCAAGTATGCCCCAGGTATGCTCCAAGTATGCCCCAGGTATGCTCCAAGTATGCCCCAGGTATGCTCCAAGTATGCCCCAGGTATGCCCCAGGTATGCCCCAAGTATGCCCCAGGTATGCCCCAGGTATGCCCCAAGTATGCCCCATGGATGGCAGACATTTTCGAAAGCATTTGCCCAAATTGCCAATAATCTCCTAAATAATTATCTCGCTCCCAGGGGAATTTTGAGCCAttgattataatatatatatatatatatatatatatatatatatatatatatatatatatatatatatatatatatatatatatatatatatatatatatatatatatatatgtaagcatTGTTAAACAAGTCTGTTTAGGACGTCAATAACTTTTGTGAATTGTTTTAAATGTATAACTTAAGGAATTACATGTTATTAATACCGAGTAATTCCTCCAAAAATTAAATCtatgagttaataacaataataaataattttcttgtaaggagaaagaaatCCTGTTGTTTATTTACGTGTGTATTTATTGTTTAACTATAACCAAAAGTATAACAGAGAGTTATGGAAATAAATAAAAGCTTTCTAGAAAGCTTGTTAAAAGTTATCAATGTTATTTTTTAACAAGATAATTGAGAAATATGATAATTTATAAATAACATTTTACCTCGAAATCAACAAGAAATGTGAACGTGAAATTATGTGCTTTGGCTCATTATATACAACTTTAATAATATAGAAAAAAGGAAAATTGCCACAAAATTGTATGACTTGGAGAAGATATTAAATTGGTATTAAATATTTTGATTTGCTAAATATTATCCTAGggggcctggcggctgagtggacagcgctcgtggttcgtagtcttgaggttccgggctcgatccccagcggaggcggaaagaaatgttcagtttgtttcaccctgatgtctcctgttcacctagcagtaaataggtacctgggagttagacagctgctacgggctgcttcctatggggtgtgtaacaaaaagtaggcctgatcgaggaccgggccgcggggtcgctaagccccgaaatcatctcaagataacttcaagataagatAGAGACGCCTATGCTATCCCcgctaatcatctcaagataacctcaagattagatAGAGACGCCTATGCTATCCCcgctaatcatctcaagataacctcaagatagagacGCCTATGCTATCCAcgctaatcatctcaagataacctcaagataagatagagaCGCCTATGCTATCCAcgctaatcatctcaagataacttcaagattagATAGAGACGCCTATGCTATCCAcgctaatcatctcaagataacctcaagataagatagagaCGCCTATACTATCCCcgctaatcatctcaagataacctcaagattagatAGAGACGCCTATGCTATCCCcgctaatcatctcaagataacctcaagattagatAGAGACGCCTATGCTATCCAcgctaatcatctcaagataacctcaagataagatattaCAAGTCCGGCTCCTCTCAGCCTCATTCATCATGCTACTTGAGGACAATGGACCAAAAAGTTACCGAGAGGTATTATCCCAACCAGAGGTCTGACAGAATTCTGCATTCCCTTAAAAAAACCATTTGATTGACGGCGTCATTTCTCCGGGAAATGAAAGCTCTCCACTGGTTTCCGTTCCTCGTAGATTTAGGTCGATCATCCACTCTTGAAGGATGACAAAAATCTCCAAGAATAATTCCCAGGGATGATGAATAGCAGCGTAGTCGTTCCTGACCTCTAGGGGTCGTGACCTCTCATTCCCACGGCTGGTTATCAAAGGCTTTTAAAACCCTTTGTTATTTCATCACTAGCAAGATTTCAAGACTGGAGACGAggagtgacaataacgtggctgaaatatgttgaccagactagacactagaaagtgaatagacgacgacgtttcggtccgtcctggaccatttttaagtcgattgtgagaatggtccaggacggaccaaaacgtcttcgtcttttcactttctagtgtgtggtttggtcaacaagatCTCAAGACTGTAACATAGGCACCGGGATTCTCCACTACGAAATGAAGCTGTATTCTCTATCTATCTCTTCtatacaggtgggtacaggagcagaggaCTTCATACTCCTCTTAGCAGACTTGAGAGCTTTCTCTTCCCATAGTTCTCTTAAGAGTTATTCCCTGGGATTTGTTGTTAAATCTTGAATGATATGTGTTCCGCTCGCCTCAGAGTCGCTAGTAAGCGCATTTCGAACCTCAGCTTGTATCAGATTTAATGGGAGTCGCTCCCACCAGAGCGTGTCTATATGTGGATGAGATTCATCCACCACTAATGGGTAATGGGGATGGCATTAATGCATTATGGGAGTTATACATCATCCATACATTAATATCTTGTGGCTTGGCTCGCGTCCCTCTGACTCACGTAATGTAACATTTACTCTAAAAATAATTTTGAATTTCGTTAAGTATTTATCTATGCAGAGGCAGGACAATGCGGCTTCGATAACAGGGTTTTTGATTTGTAGAACAAATTACCGCATAATATAATAGAAGTGGGatccctggattgtttcaagcgtaggtttgacatatatacatatgcatgAAATTGGgttatataaataggagctgcctcgtatggaccaatgggccttctgcagttacattgaTTCTTATGTTTTTAATGGTTGCAATTGATCAATAGCAATAATTCAAAGAAAATAACCTATTCTATAATGTATTTCACAATCTATTACTACTATGAATGGAATGTTGAAAAATGTTTAACTTTTAATACCTAACAAAAATCAGCTTTGTGCGTTGTTAGAATTGAAAGGGACAGAGCAAAACCTGAaataatgtttgctgatgatgcaaaaattatgagaagaatcaaaacagataaagataaacagagactacaggatgacctggacaaactggaggaatggtctagaaaatggctgctaaagttcaactaaggaaagtgtaaagtaatgaaattaggcgaagggaacaaAAAGAGaggaagatctgggggttgatatcacaccgaacctgtccacagaggcccatatcaaaaagatatcatcagcggcatatgctagactggcgaatataagaactgcctttagaaacttgtgtcagGAAGCAtttaggaccttgtataccacttatgtcagtccaatcctggagtatgcagctccagcctggagtccatacctagttaaacacaagacaaagttagagaagattcagaggtatgccaccaggctcgtcccggaactgagaggtatgaactactaggaaaggctaaaggaactgaacctcacatccctggaaaacagaagagtaaggggagacatgataaccacctacaaaattctcaggggaattgacagggtggacaaagacaaactttttagcacgggtgggacacgaacaaggggacacaggtggaaactgagcacccaaatgagttACAGAGACCTCTGTGGCTGGGCTGTGGCTCAGGTGTGCTCAGCACACCTGAGCACCCACAGAACACAGAGCATCACCTgagcacacacacaggacacagagCATCACCTgagcacacacacagaacacagagCATCACCTGAGCACCCACACAGGACACAGAGCATCACCTgagcacacacacaggacacagagCATCacctgagcacacacacacagagcctcaCCTGAGCACCCACACAGGACACAGAGCATCACCTgagcacacacacagaacacagagCATCACCTGAGCTTCACCTgagcacacacacaggacacagagCATCACCTgagcacacacacaggacacagagCAGCACCTGAGCACACACAGGACACAGTGCTCACGACCCTTCACAAAGTTCCAATCACCGGAGCTCAAAAAAGCTCTGAATGAAGTCATTACTATCAGAACATATTGAGCACTCCAGAGACTCCCTCGAGCACACATATTTTAAATTACTAATATTAGTCAAGTGCCGTAGACTTTGATTTACCTAATGAAAGTTATACACGAAACTGTATGCCAGTTACAGACCCCAGTACACCCCCTATCTTGGTGCCCCCTACACTAGGGGGTCAGAGGGGGTCATGGGGTCAGAGTGGACCCCCCCACAGGGACGAGTTCCCATCGACTCCAAGTGTCGACATTGGTGGTTCAACACGAAGACTCGACTCTGGGGAATTCTTGGTGCCCCTACACTAGGGGGTCAGAGGGGGTCATGGGGTCAGAGTGGACCCCCTCACAGGGACGAGTTCCCATCGACTCCAAGTGTCGACATTGGTGGTTCAACAGGAAGACTCGACTCTGGGGAATTCTTGGTGCCCCTACACTAGGGGGTCAGAGGGGGTCATGGGGTCAGAGTGGACCCCCACAGGGACGAGTTCCCATCGACTCCAAGTGTCGACATTGGTGGTTCAACAGGAAGACTCGACTCTGGGGAATTCTTGGTGCCCCTACACTAGGGGGTCAGAGGGGGTCATGGGGTCAGAGTGGACCCCCACAGGGACGAGTTCCCATCGACTCCAAGTGTCGGCATTGGTGGTTCAACAGGAAGACTCGACTCTGGGGAATTTGTTCAATTTTCAACCATCGCTGAGAGCAGCTGGGACACGAAGACTTGGAGAGCTTCCTGGTTGCTCGGCCCGGAAGTGCTTTAAGACGTTATCTTGTTCACTTATCACTAAGTGAGCCGTAGGATATTGTCTCGTAGGCTGGGTGGTTCGCTTGTTAGTGTCGTTaattgcgtctctctctctctggtcttgAAGGGAGCGAGGGTTCATACTTCTACACCACCAATGAGTCGGGTCAAATTTTGAGTAAATATGTAAGTTGTGTTACACTTTCTTATCGAAGAACTAATTATATGTGCCAAGATTTATTTCTCTACATATTGGTGTGAtctgtgcttgcttgtttgtaAGTTGTGTTTGTTATtgtggccgtgtgtgtgtgtgtgtgtttgtgtgtgtgtttgtgtgtgtttgtgtgtgtttgtgtgtgtgtgtgtgtgtgtgtgtgtgtgtgtgtgtgtgtgtgtgtgtgtgtgtgtgtgtgtgtgtgtatccactTTGAAAAATGAAACGAAAATTTCGATTTTCGTATTCATAAATGTATTCATGTATTCCTTGATAATGTATTAAAACGCGAAAACGTTCGCAATTTTGCGCTCAAGTGTCATAGTGAATAATTATGTATAACCGACTCGAGTGTTTTTATGTGAGTTAGTGAAGAAATGTGAATTAGTTAAGAATAAAGGAATGTGAGCGCTTGTGAGTGTAACatctatgacccccccccccttagagttcacacccagggaagccttctccaagaggtcagcccagatgacctccggattatcttgtatgttgattaaaaaaatcctgggttagtcttagtcagctagtttcaagtatgtaataattCATGATACTAagggaattagaccccagattcttatgtgtaaacatccatggatctcccccttttagccaggtcagaggtcagtcacacacgtaattaataattcctctcttgaacagtgcatggtgaatgtcaaacaagcttaattgaaatattcttaagtgtttgtgcacgtgtggcccgacctcttacattcttggtgtaggtagcaacagcaaatctccccctcccccctgttggGGTTGTATATATgggtcctgtagagacttagaGGACAGAGTGCAAGACACTAGGGTCGAGAGAGGGTCTGTGAAGAAACTTCtcacagccagggagagacagaggtcttaaggtaatgtgtgtgatctctgaggttttgttccatgtctaaatttcttaactcttggccagtgttagagtaggatgtataagtggtgattagcataattttggtctcaataagcttttgttaaatttcccgtctgtgtcaattgttgaatcctcttagccttttggatatagtggctgactgtACATTATGTACAGTCATATTATGTATTATGTACATTATGTAGGTTGGctgtacattattagtttagtatacattatagtggtgttacattatagtggtgttacaattgtaacaccactatactaaactaataatgtacacacttctacttatcctgagtaacacttcctatcggttgcacttggtaacactgttattgaacactgtaatgtgagctgacatatgatggttacaccggaaccaaaaggtacactgagatacaaggaaatgctacacaggattaactacactgctaccatctgcctttgaccattgagactatatcaagcaatggcagggctggtgcagcatacacggtaatcaaggatattactttccaacgcagaaatgaagaaaaagcacgtattgagaactatgcctcttcaacgcaagcagagctaactgccattgttatggcgttaaggtttcttgaacggaacactaatggtgcagtgatttgcaccgattcaaaagcagcactgcaaagcctaagtacaaatcgggcagaaaatcttgcaatagtcgctgaaattaagagagctgtgagagtacttaccaatcagggaagagtcatcaagtttctgtggatcccctcccatgttgggatcccctcccatgttggaatatgtgagactgaacgagcagatgtgctggctgctgaaggcgctgaaggagaccatattgaatacttcatacccaagactctactacaaattagaggtattgtcaggcaacatcaccgtgacaaggtaactgaggaaaggaggatagaagcacaaaccagtgaatctatacgatggtacaacatggtcgcagctggcaatcccaatcgttatggccgaagaggaggaggacgagggagacaatcagtaatagcgagaatccgtctgggatacaaatatccatggagatatggaatggaaacaacagttgatcagctaagttgcagaatctgaggtgagagtgatggacaccgccttgaccactatctacgtgaatgtgaacacctgagagacattagaaatatgtgtagaataataaacccaacattgtttgagttaggaaaacactatttgtcaaatattgatactgttcttaaaagatttccccattttgcacccgcaagataacgtaagcttttaagggttgatagatgttaatcttcttgtttgaggagctgttcacttgagacagttaagcaagtcccagctgtgtctgggtacaagtgacaggatgaaaaacccagcgggttttcttcctattggggagtgttgtacatgctgctatggcggtgtgtccactcacaagatgagtggcgctgcccaaaactgtcactatggcggtgtgttcactcacaagatgagtggcgctgcccaatactgtcactatggcggggtgtccactcacaggatgagtggcgctgcccaatactgtcactatgccggtgtgtccactcacaggatgagtgacgctgcccaatactgtcactatggcggtgtgtccactcaaaaggatgagtgacgctgcccaatactgtcactatggcggtgtgtcctctcacaggatgagtgacgctgcccaatactgtcactatggcggtgtgtccactcacaggatgagtgacgctgcccaatactgtcactatggcggtgtgtccactcacaggatgagtgacgctgcccaatactgtcactatggcggtgtgtccactcacaagatgagtgacgctgtccaatactgtcactatggcggtgtgtccattcacaggatgagtggcgctgcccaatactgtcactatggcggtgtgtccactcacaggatgagtgacgctgcccaatactgtcactatggcggtgtgtccactcacaggatgagtgacgctgcccaataaattcgcccctcggggcaaaatttaaaaatttaaaatgttACCTCTGCTCGACGTAGActcggctacaagtatctctgggaattgtcAGTACCTTCTGCTGTAGACCTGATAGTGAGTGTACACTGGAGGGTGATAGCGAGTGTACACAGGAGGGTGATAGCGAGTGTACACAGGAGGGTGATAGCGAGTGTACACAGGAGGGTGATAGCGAGTGTACACAGGAGGGTGATAGCGAGTGTACACAGGAGGGTGATAGCGAGTGTACACAGGAGTATGATAGCGAGTGTACACAGGAGTATGATAGCGAGTGTACACAGGAGTATGATAGCGAGTGTACACAGGAGTATGATAGCGAGTGTACACAGGAGGGTGATAGCGAGTGTACACAGGAGGGTGACACTGAGTGTACACAGGAGTATGATAGCGAGTGTACACAGGAGTATGATAGCGAGTGTACACAGGAGTATGATAGCGAGTGTACACAGGAGTATGATAGCCAGTGTACACAGGAGTATGATAGCGAGTGTACACAGGAGTATGACAGCGAGTGTACACAGGAGTATGATAGCGAGTGTACACAGGAGTATGATAGCGAGTGTACACAGGAGGGTGATAGCGAGTGTACACAGGAGGGTGATAGCGAGTGTACAGGAGTATGATAGCGAGTGTACACAGGAGGGTGATAGCGAGTGTACACAGGAGGGTGATAGCGAGTGTACACAGGAGTATGATAGCGAGTGTACACAGGAGGGTGATAGCGAGTGTACACAGGAGTATGATAGCGAGTGTACACAGGAGTATGATAGCGAGTGTACACAGGAGGGTGATAGCGAGTGTACACAGGAGTATGATATCGAGTGTACACAGGAGGGTGATAGCGAGTGTACACAGGAGTATGATAGCGAGTGTACACAGGAGGGTGATAGCGAGTGTACACAGGAGGGTGATAGCGAGTGTACACAGGAGTATGATAGCGAGTGTACACAGGAGTATGATAGCGAGTGTACACAGGAGTATGATAGCGAGTGTACACAGGAGTAT is from Procambarus clarkii isolate CNS0578487 chromosome 54, FALCON_Pclarkii_2.0, whole genome shotgun sequence and encodes:
- the LOC138352738 gene encoding ovarian abundant message protein-like, whose protein sequence is MINTADMINTADMVNTADMINTAHMINTADMINTADMINTADMINTADMINTADMINTADMINTADMINTADMINTADMVNTADMINTADMINTADMINTSDMINTADMSEEREWFQVQTMSDYLLGRKIA